One Acetobacter oryzoeni genomic window, GCAACATGTCACCTTTACAAAACTCTTCCCCACTCCGCCGAATATTCAAACCATTTCTGGCATTCTGCTCCAGCAAATGCACATGTCCGTTCATTATGGATGTGCGTTCCTGAGCCACAACACAATCGGCCCCAGCAGGAATGCGCGCACCTGTTAGAATGCTATATGCAACACCTTGTTCCAAAGGTGGTGGAGTGTCCCCCGCTACGATTTGCCCAGAAAGAGGCAAACCTATATCACCCGCCTTTTCCATATCTGCACAGCGGAATGCATACCCATCCATTGCTGAGATATCAGCTTCGGGGCGTGGCACCTCTGCCCTTATATCCTCGGCAAGAACACGACCGCATGCCTGCGAGATAGATACAAATTCTGGTGCAAGTAACGGTATATTTTGCGTACAGGCTGCAAGAAGAGCCTGTGCTTCATCATACGCCACCATCTCTGGCACCGTACATTTTTGTTCTGAAACAGCTGAGGCTAATAAAGAACCAACCATACAGCCATTACCCCGGAAATGAGAACGGATTTAAACCTGCGCGTGCAAAGCCCTGCTGCTCTACGGCTGTATCCAAAGCAAAGCTACCCAGATCATCCGCAAGTGCATCTAGTTCTGGATCATAATCCAACCGCAAAACCTTCAGATATGTTTTGCAATCTCCGCAACTTTCTATCTGAACAGGAGCTTTCAAATCTTCAAATACCCAGTGTTCAAGATGAGCAGATGCACCACATTCCACACAGATACTACGCACCCTGTGCCAACGTGTTTCACACAAACTGCATTGAAGGTAACGCAGCCCCTCACGGTCTCCCCCCAATACAAGGCTAGCTACCGGCTGAGCACCACAACAGGGGCATACTCTGGCTTCTCCAACAAGTTGTTCCTGCTGAATATGTTTCTGATCTTGTTCTACAGCCTGTGCCCAACAAACAGACAGAGCAGCCCAGAGTATAACGGCCACCCCCGCATCAACCTGTGCATACTCTCCACACAACAAGCTGGCAGCCTGCTTTGTTAAATCTGGAATATCCTGCCCACACTTTTCTAACATTGTGCGCGTTGTTTCTGGCACAACACAGCCCACCTGCTGCACCAAAAATAAAAACGCCTGTTGCCATGATGGTATTTCCAGCAACAGCTTTTCAAGGTGATCTTGATCGCACCCTTGTTTGGGCACCGCACGAATAGCAGAAACATCTGCCGCACCAAGTGGCATATGTTTTAAAATCTGCTGCGCTTCCACAAGATAAGAGAGGAACTTAAAATATCCTCCCTCCGCTTCACCCAGTTGCTCTGCCAACAAGCGGAGCCGTTTTTCCCTGCGTGTATATACAGCTTCCAACACCGGAAAAATCAGTGGCTCAATAGCCTGCACGCCGGGTGTGCGTTTATCCAGCGGAACAATATCGGTTTCAGAACGCATTAGTGTGGCCGTTTTGCAGAAGATGTTTCAGCAGGTAATACTTCCTCTTCATACCACCGATCATGATGCTGCCGTGCCCATGCACGGGATACGTAGCCTGTAACCATGCCCCCAATAGAACCCCGCACCCATATGCCCATATAGATATGCCCAAGCACCAGCAGAATAAGCCCAAGCCCGGCAACAGAATGCGCCAGCAAAGCCAGCCGCACCACAGGGATGGGAAAATACATGGCAAAATAAGCACGCCAGATCATTAACCCACTTACAAGCAGCAGGCTGATAAGTGACATAATGCCCCAGAACAGTATTTTTTGCCCGGCATTGTATTTGCCAATCTGCAATTTTTCGCCATGCTTGTTCATCAGCACATCAACAATATGGCGAAACCACGTAATATCCGTACGCACAAACAGGTTATGGTGTACAAAGCGCACGCACATGCACATCAGCAATACAAAAACTGTAATACCGAGAAACGGATGCAGCAGCCGTGCCATCTGCGGTGGCCCGAGCACATAACCAAGCCAGTTCAGGCTAGGGAAAAACCACGAGATTCCAGAAAGCGCTACCAGAAAAAAACAGGCAACCATTGTCCAATGGCAGAGCCGGTCCATAAACTTTGTGCGCAGAACAAGATTTTTAGTATCCATTACGCATCCCTCCCGTTTTGGTCCGTTTTTTCGCCAGCCTCTACCAGTTCCTTTTCAGGAACCTCCGGTGCCGTTTCATCTGTAGTATTGGGGCCAACAGCCATGTAATGCGCAAAAGCCCCAGCCAATGTGGCAATAAAGCCCAGCGCACCCACCGGTTTCAGCCATTCCTTCCAGCCACGCACAACCGGGCTGATATGAGGTTCGGCTGGTAGCCTATGGTAAAGGGTTGGGTTATCGGCATGCGTCAGCACATACATAACGTGTGTACCGCCTACACCCGGTGGATCATATAATCCTGCGCCTTCATGCCCACGGCTTTTCAGGTCTTCCACGCGGGTTTGCGCCAGATCCTTCATTTCCGCTTTGGAACCAAAAGATATAGCGCCGGTTGGGCAGGTTTTTACGCAAGCGGGCTCCTGCCCTACGGCAACCCTATCTGCACACAAGGTGCATTTATAGGCCTTGTTATCTTTTGGGTTGATACGCGGAATATCAAACGGGCAGCCCGCAATGCAGTATCCACAGCCAATGCACTGTTCAGACTGAAAATCCACAATGCCATTGGCAAACTGCAAAATAGCACCAGGGCTTGGGCACGCCTTCAGGCAGCCCGGGTCCTCGCAGTGCATACAGCCTTCTTTGCGCAGCAACCATTCCAGCTTACCGCCTTCATCCTCCACCTCATCAAAGCGGATGACGGTCCATGTTTCTGCTGTTAGGTCAGCGGGGTTATCATACACCCCTACGTTGTGACCAACCTCATCTCGTAGATCATTCCATTCCGAACAGGCAACCTGACACCCCTTGCACCCCGTGCAGAGGGAAACGTCTATCAGCTTGGCAACTTCCTGCTCATGCCGCCGTGCCTGAGGTGATGGTGTAAGCCCATTGGTGGCGGAACGGCGAATGATGTCCTGTGACTGCATGCTCATCAGCGCACCTCAGACTTTTTCAACATTAACAAGAAAGGCCTTGAATTCTGGCGTTTGAGAATTTGCATCGCCCATGGCCGGCGTCAGCGTATTGGCCAAAAAGCCCTTACGTGTGGCGCCCTTAAAGCCCCAGTGGCAGGGCACCCCAACCTGATCGACCTCTTGCCCCATCACATTCAGGCGTTTGAGCCGTTTGGTAACTACGGCCTTGGCCTCAATATACCCTCGGCGGGAAGATACCCGCACCGTATCACCTGCGGAAACACCAAGCTTGCTAGCCAGACGTTCGCCAATTTCAACAAACTGCTCAGGCTGCATAATAGCATTGAGGTGTGAATGTTTTGTCCAGTGCCGGAATAGCTCTGTAATAGAGTACGTTGTGGCCACATATGGAAACTCGGAAGGATTGCCCATACGCGGTATTTCATCGGCAAACTGCCTAGCCACCGGGTTGTGCCTTACTTTACTGCCCAACGCAGGGGCCAATACCGGGCTTTCTGTGGGTTCATAATGTTCGGGGAAAGGCCCATCCACCAACGATGCCCCTGCAAACAGACGGCCGACACCTTCACTCTGCATAATAAACGGCCCAACACCGCTGCCCGGTGGAGATGTAAGTGGGTAATCAGGCACATCTGCCCCACCCCAACGCTGGCCATTCCATTCAATAATCTTGCGGCGTGGATCCCACGGACGCCCTTGCGGGTCCAACGATGCACGATTGTAAAGCAAGCGCCTGTTTGCAGGCCAAGCCCACGCCCAACCCGGCGTATTGCCAAGGCCTGTATCCGTATTATCGCGCCGAGCCATCTGGTTGCCGGCTTCTGTCCATGAACCCGCAAACACCCAGCAATAACTGGCTGTTGTGCCATCATCCTTCAGCACGGAAAAATCAGGCAACAACTCCCCTTTTCTGGCAACCACCTTGCCTGTGGCATCCTGAATATCCGCCAAGGCATAACCGTTGGCTTCCTTCGCCACTTCCTCCGGCGTGGGGTCTTCTGGATCCTGATAATTCCACTGCATGTTCAGAACAGGTTCCGGGCATACACCGCCTTCCTTCGCATACAGGGCCCGTAGCTTGGTAAAGATGGTGCCCAGAATGCGCCCGTCATTCCAAGCCTCTCCCGGTGGCTGCGTGCCGGCGTAATGCCATTGTAACCAACGTGCGGAATTGACGACCGAACCGTTTTCTTCTGCAAAACAGGAAGAAGGCAGACGGAAAACTTCTGTCTGGATATCTTCGGGCCTTACATCATTGTAAATGCCCTCATCCTGCCAGAAATTGGACGTTTCTGTATCCAGCGGATCTATGGTGACGAGGAAACGCAGCTTGGCCAAGCCATCACGCATACGGTTTTTATCCGGCATGGCCGCAAGCGGGTTAAAGCCCTGCGCAATGTAACCGTTTACCTTGCCTTGCTGCATACGCTCAAAATAGGCCAGCATATCGTAACTGCGATCCCACTTTGGCAGCCAATCATACCCCCAGTTATTGGAATCTGTAGCGTGATCTCCCCATAGGGTTTTCATCAGGCTTACAAAAAACTTGGGCGCATTATGCCAGTAATTTACTTCCTTTGG contains:
- the fdxH gene encoding formate dehydrogenase subunit beta, which encodes MSMQSQDIIRRSATNGLTPSPQARRHEQEVAKLIDVSLCTGCKGCQVACSEWNDLRDEVGHNVGVYDNPADLTAETWTVIRFDEVEDEGGKLEWLLRKEGCMHCEDPGCLKACPSPGAILQFANGIVDFQSEQCIGCGYCIAGCPFDIPRINPKDNKAYKCTLCADRVAVGQEPACVKTCPTGAISFGSKAEMKDLAQTRVEDLKSRGHEGAGLYDPPGVGGTHVMYVLTHADNPTLYHRLPAEPHISPVVRGWKEWLKPVGALGFIATLAGAFAHYMAVGPNTTDETAPEVPEKELVEAGEKTDQNGRDA
- a CDS encoding formate dehydrogenase subunit gamma, with the protein product MDTKNLVLRTKFMDRLCHWTMVACFFLVALSGISWFFPSLNWLGYVLGPPQMARLLHPFLGITVFVLLMCMCVRFVHHNLFVRTDITWFRHIVDVLMNKHGEKLQIGKYNAGQKILFWGIMSLISLLLVSGLMIWRAYFAMYFPIPVVRLALLAHSVAGLGLILLVLGHIYMGIWVRGSIGGMVTGYVSRAWARQHHDRWYEEEVLPAETSSAKRPH
- the fdhE gene encoding formate dehydrogenase accessory protein FdhE, encoding MRSETDIVPLDKRTPGVQAIEPLIFPVLEAVYTRREKRLRLLAEQLGEAEGGYFKFLSYLVEAQQILKHMPLGAADVSAIRAVPKQGCDQDHLEKLLLEIPSWQQAFLFLVQQVGCVVPETTRTMLEKCGQDIPDLTKQAASLLCGEYAQVDAGVAVILWAALSVCWAQAVEQDQKHIQQEQLVGEARVCPCCGAQPVASLVLGGDREGLRYLQCSLCETRWHRVRSICVECGASAHLEHWVFEDLKAPVQIESCGDCKTYLKVLRLDYDPELDALADDLGSFALDTAVEQQGFARAGLNPFSFPG
- the fdnG gene encoding formate dehydrogenase-N subunit alpha, with protein sequence MALGRREFLRNTGACVAGASAVALGFVPPVKALAQETRQYKLLRAKETRNNCTYCSVGCGLLMYSLGDGAKNAKPSIFHIEGDPDHPVSRGSLCPKGAGLVDFIHSETRLQYPSYRAPGSREWKRISWAEATDRIARLLKDDRDENFIQRNEKGELVNRWLSTGMLASSAASNETGLLDFKFARALGILGLDCQARLCHAPTVSALGASFGRGAMTNNWVDIKNANVVLIMGGNPAEAHPVGFKWVMEAKTRNGAQVMVVDPRFNRSAAVADFYAPIRAGSDAAFMLGVINYLLTHDKIQHEYVKAYTNAALIVREDFQFHEGLFSGYDVATRSYATTSWDYERDEQGFAKQDLTFQNPRCVLNLLRDYTSRYTPELVSQITGTPEKDFLHVCETLASTSVPDRTSTFLFALGWTHHTNGSQIIRAASMVQMLLGNVGMPGGGLNALRGHSNIQGYTDLGLLSTRLPGYMNLPKDSQQTLNAYLQAVTPKADEPKEVNYWHNAPKFFVSLMKTLWGDHATDSNNWGYDWLPKWDRSYDMLAYFERMQQGKVNGYIAQGFNPLAAMPDKNRMRDGLAKLRFLVTIDPLDTETSNFWQDEGIYNDVRPEDIQTEVFRLPSSCFAEENGSVVNSARWLQWHYAGTQPPGEAWNDGRILGTIFTKLRALYAKEGGVCPEPVLNMQWNYQDPEDPTPEEVAKEANGYALADIQDATGKVVARKGELLPDFSVLKDDGTTASYCWVFAGSWTEAGNQMARRDNTDTGLGNTPGWAWAWPANRRLLYNRASLDPQGRPWDPRRKIIEWNGQRWGGADVPDYPLTSPPGSGVGPFIMQSEGVGRLFAGASLVDGPFPEHYEPTESPVLAPALGSKVRHNPVARQFADEIPRMGNPSEFPYVATTYSITELFRHWTKHSHLNAIMQPEQFVEIGERLASKLGVSAGDTVRVSSRRGYIEAKAVVTKRLKRLNVMGQEVDQVGVPCHWGFKGATRKGFLANTLTPAMGDANSQTPEFKAFLVNVEKV